A genomic window from Chitinophaga pollutisoli includes:
- a CDS encoding GNAT family N-acetyltransferase, giving the protein MKEEYIGLPLVKNETDHQFELTVEGHTAIIVYKESGSKIWLIHTEAPAELEGKGVATALIEKTLAYLEENHYTLVPLCPLVAAYLKRHPEWKRIVDPSVTHL; this is encoded by the coding sequence ATGAAAGAAGAATATATCGGTCTTCCTTTGGTGAAGAATGAAACGGACCACCAGTTTGAGCTAACGGTGGAAGGGCATACGGCCATCATCGTGTACAAAGAAAGCGGCAGCAAGATATGGCTCATCCATACCGAGGCGCCTGCCGAACTGGAAGGCAAAGGCGTGGCCACGGCGCTGATCGAAAAAACGCTGGCTTACCTGGAAGAAAATCACTACACCCTCGTACCCCTGTGCCCTTTGGTGGCCGCCTACCTGAAACGCCATCCCGAATGGAAGCGCATCGTAGACCCTTCCGTCACCCATCTTTAA
- a CDS encoding GNAT family N-acetyltransferase, whose translation MEPAQHTVINNEANLQLEVWLDGEVATLTYRYYKKDIAFMHTTVPAAMEGKGVATALAKEAFRLAASQKKLVMVYCPFIAGFIRRHPAYRAQLDPQYR comes from the coding sequence ATGGAACCTGCGCAACATACCGTCATCAACAACGAAGCCAACCTGCAGCTGGAAGTATGGCTCGATGGAGAAGTGGCGACGCTCACCTATCGTTATTATAAAAAAGACATTGCTTTCATGCATACCACCGTTCCGGCGGCGATGGAAGGCAAGGGCGTGGCCACCGCATTGGCGAAGGAAGCTTTCCGGCTGGCCGCGTCCCAAAAAAAGCTGGTGATGGTGTATTGCCCTTTTATAGCAGGTTTCATCCGGCGCCACCCGGCATACCGCGCGCAGCTTGATCCGCAATACCGCTGA
- a CDS encoding class I SAM-dependent methyltransferase encodes MRYIWYFCYLAWYWGIEMAWFVIRREIAGERKYGIRTIGTHYLGDAISTDAKAMATQYEPVNYYSAEWLMDHVTEAEKQTAFLDVGSGKGRMLAIAEAYGFREIVGVELSPELCASVKPGKYEVLCADARKMSIPDQTGVIFLFNPFNEPAMQDFVERVKESRARRPRSIKVLYANPQHKDVWLKAGWKETDSFEKLRYLRGSVLEN; translated from the coding sequence ATGCGCTACATATGGTATTTCTGTTATCTCGCCTGGTACTGGGGCATCGAAATGGCCTGGTTCGTGATCCGCCGCGAAATCGCCGGGGAGCGGAAATACGGAATTCGCACCATTGGCACCCATTACCTAGGGGACGCCATTTCTACAGACGCCAAAGCTATGGCCACGCAATACGAACCCGTGAATTATTACTCGGCGGAATGGCTCATGGATCATGTTACGGAAGCGGAAAAACAAACGGCTTTTCTGGATGTGGGCAGCGGCAAAGGCAGGATGCTCGCCATTGCGGAGGCTTACGGGTTCAGGGAAATTGTGGGGGTGGAATTATCCCCCGAACTATGCGCCTCCGTAAAACCGGGTAAATACGAAGTGCTTTGCGCCGATGCGCGGAAGATGTCCATCCCCGACCAAACGGGCGTCATCTTCCTGTTCAATCCTTTCAACGAACCTGCTATGCAGGATTTTGTGGAAAGGGTGAAAGAAAGCAGGGCGCGCCGCCCGAGAAGCATTAAAGTGCTGTATGCGAACCCGCAGCATAAAGATGTTTGGCTGAAAGCCGGCTGGAAAGAAACGGATAGTTTCGAGAAGCTGCGATACCTGCGGGGCTCGGTGCTGGAAAATTAG
- a CDS encoding TlpA disulfide reductase family protein, whose product MKAINNLSVVILLLIITGFTARSQERVVISPVKPEAGQTVTVTLDPSVPGGPIPANASAVTLKFVTSNFYDLPIQLPMQREGGKWVTRFELAPYAAFATFSLVSGNVTERPAAGKLFEVMVFKNGKPVRGALFFRGGSLAAQMGKAPGMRAAQAALYEQELAAFPDHYESQLSLLLYKESLAKTDAEKKAFRQQAYDVIAAKWMSAPSDRGNINKVTMGYLMIGEPSRLDSIRKVVMDKYPESGLGRDLRADFIGREKDTALRIRQLEAALQAETAANTADFSSYHDQLFELYAVRKDAEKTAYHAGKVQHDTTSPYLPRFYKSMAQTLIDNNVALPLARKYTAMALARADKWPAGLIRYFPETGHIIPKVDDSTRRAVNAQARGNLLSMTGLIDMLEGKDQEAAAQMQQALAASHDHETLENVSRFYRETGRDKELAAVNALRLEELKASIAKQMIDRPAPDLSAFTDLKGKPVDVKKLRGKVVFIDFWATWCVPCMQEMPYIQQLYDEFKSNPDVVFMIVNSGAKNTLQDAQNWKGNKTYSFPVYYNTDANVGEKFGFNIIPATYVIDKKGRVRFANIGFEGPEVESRLRVQLQMALTP is encoded by the coding sequence ATGAAGGCTATAAATAATCTTTCGGTTGTAATCCTCCTCCTCATAATTACCGGTTTCACCGCGCGCTCGCAGGAGCGTGTGGTGATTTCGCCGGTAAAGCCTGAGGCGGGGCAAACGGTGACCGTTACGCTGGACCCCTCCGTTCCCGGAGGCCCGATCCCCGCCAACGCTTCCGCCGTTACCCTGAAGTTCGTCACCTCCAACTTCTACGACCTGCCCATCCAATTGCCGATGCAGCGGGAAGGAGGGAAGTGGGTCACCCGTTTCGAGCTGGCGCCTTACGCGGCGTTCGCAACTTTTTCGCTCGTGAGCGGGAATGTAACGGAACGGCCGGCTGCCGGCAAGCTGTTCGAGGTGATGGTTTTTAAGAACGGGAAACCCGTGCGCGGCGCACTGTTCTTCCGCGGCGGCAGCCTCGCCGCTCAGATGGGGAAAGCGCCTGGCATGAGGGCCGCACAGGCGGCGCTGTACGAACAGGAGCTGGCGGCATTCCCGGATCATTACGAATCCCAATTGTCGTTGCTGTTGTATAAGGAATCCCTGGCGAAAACGGATGCAGAGAAGAAGGCTTTCCGGCAGCAGGCTTACGATGTGATTGCGGCGAAGTGGATGTCGGCCCCTTCCGACCGGGGGAATATCAACAAGGTGACGATGGGGTACCTCATGATAGGGGAGCCCTCCCGCCTGGATTCGATCCGGAAGGTAGTGATGGACAAGTATCCGGAATCCGGACTGGGGCGTGATCTCCGGGCGGATTTCATCGGCCGGGAAAAAGATACGGCTTTGCGCATCCGGCAGCTGGAAGCGGCGTTGCAGGCCGAAACCGCGGCCAATACCGCAGACTTCTCATCTTACCACGACCAGCTGTTCGAGCTGTACGCCGTGAGAAAAGATGCGGAGAAAACGGCATACCACGCAGGGAAGGTGCAGCACGATACCACGAGCCCTTATCTGCCGCGCTTCTACAAAAGCATGGCGCAGACGCTGATCGATAACAATGTGGCTTTGCCGCTTGCCCGTAAATATACGGCAATGGCATTGGCCCGCGCCGATAAATGGCCCGCCGGGCTTATCCGGTATTTCCCGGAAACGGGGCATATCATTCCCAAAGTAGATGACAGCACCCGCCGGGCCGTGAACGCCCAGGCGCGGGGGAACCTGCTTTCCATGACCGGGCTGATCGATATGCTGGAAGGGAAAGACCAGGAAGCAGCAGCGCAGATGCAACAGGCGCTTGCGGCATCCCATGATCACGAAACCCTCGAAAACGTAAGCCGCTTCTACCGCGAAACCGGCCGGGATAAAGAACTGGCCGCGGTGAACGCGCTTCGCCTGGAAGAGCTGAAAGCATCTATCGCTAAACAGATGATCGACCGCCCCGCGCCGGACCTGAGTGCTTTCACCGACCTGAAAGGGAAACCGGTGGATGTCAAAAAGCTGCGCGGAAAAGTTGTGTTCATCGATTTCTGGGCCACCTGGTGCGTTCCCTGCATGCAGGAAATGCCCTATATCCAGCAACTGTACGACGAGTTCAAAAGCAATCCCGACGTGGTGTTCATGATCGTCAACAGCGGTGCGAAAAACACCCTGCAGGACGCGCAGAACTGGAAAGGGAACAAAACGTATTCCTTCCCCGTGTATTACAATACCGACGCCAATGTGGGCGAAAAATTCGGTTTCAACATCATTCCCGCCACTTATGTCATCGACAAAAAGGGCCGGGTACGATTTGCTAATATAGGATTCGAAGGACCGGAGGTGGAATCCCGCCTTCGCGTTCAACTACAGATGGCATTAACACCTTGA